The Candidatus Methylomirabilota bacterium genomic sequence ACTCCCGAGGAGTCGGCCGAGGCGGCCGCCGCGATCAACCGGATCCACGACCGCGTGCACGGCCGGCTGCCCCAGCCCGCCGGCGCGTTCGCGTCCGGCTCCCCCTACAGCGCTCACGATCCGACCCTGCTGGCTTGGGTCCACGCGACGCTGGTGGACACCTTCCTCCTCACCTACGAGCGCTTCGTGGCGCCACTCACGCCGGCCGAGCGCGACCGCTACTGCCGCGAGGCCGGTGGCACCGCGCCGCTCTTGGGCATTCCGCCGGATACGCTGCCCCGGAGCGCGGACGAGCTGACGGCCTACATGGAGCGGATGCTCGCGAGCGGCGAGATCGTGGTCACGGGCGCCGCGCAGGCGCTCGCGAGCGAAGTGCTCTCTCCCGGGTTCCCCTGGCCCGCGCGCCCCCTCCTTGCACTCGCGCGGCTGACTACCGTGGGTCTGCTGCCGCCGCCGATCCGCGAGGCCTACGGCTTCAAGTGGTCGCCGCGCAAGGAGCGGGCGCTATGCCTGCTGAGTGCCGCGACGCGGCGTAGCCTACCTCTCCTCCCACCCCTTGTGCGCCACTGGCCCCCCGCGCGTCGCGCGGCACGGCGCGAGCGGACCATCCACTCTCGGTGACACATCACAGCTAGAAAACCGCGATGGGGTTTACGGGCGAGCCGGTGACGTTCTTGAGGCGGAGCGGCGCGACCGTCAGCAGGAACTCCCAGCGCGTGCGCTCGGTTGCCGCGCGCGCCACGTCTTCGAGGTTCATGTTGTCGATGAGCCAGAGCCCCATGGCGACGAGCGAGATAACGTGGAAGGAGTTGCCGAGGGCCGGGTACGGCAGGGGCGCGATGTCGTTGTGCGTGTCGGTGCCGATCATGGCGACTCCGCGCTGGCGGAGCCACGGGCAGCAGGCGACGTGGAGCGCCGGCGTCCCGGCCTCCATTGGATTGACCGGCCCCTCGGCCAACCGCCGCGCGTAGTAGCCCGTCCGCACAAGGAGAATATCGCCCGACTCGACGCGCAGGCCCTGCGCCTTCTCCGCGGCCTCGAGGTCCTCGGGCATCACGCCCTCGCCTGGGCCCATCCAGCGAACGCTCTTCGCGCGCGCCACGTCCAGCAGGACACCGCGGCTGACCACGCCGTCGCGGAGCACCTCGACTGAGTTGACCGTGGCGCCCTCGCGGGAGGTGACGAGATTGGACGAGCGGCCGTTGTAGAACTGCCCCTGCCAGAAGTAGTGCGGCGGCGCGTCCACGTGCGTGATGGCGTAGCCGTGGAAGACCATGCCGATGAACTCGGCGGCGCCGCGCCGTTGGAGGATCCGCTCGTTCGAGTCGTGATCCCTGCCCTCGCCCGAGTCCACCATGAAGCGCATGGGCTGGATCGTCGTCTCGGCGGTGATCTCGGTGGACCAGGGGCGCGCGCAGGTGACGCTGACGCCGTCGCGCACGAGCTTTCCGGCCGCGATCCTCTTCTGGGGAGTGATCAGGTTGATCGTGCCCAGCTCGTCGTCCTTGCCCCAGCGCCCCCAGTTGGACAGGGTGCGCATGTACTCGCGCACCTGCGCCTCTGTCGGAGTGATCGCAACTGGCGGAGCGGTCGCCACGAGGTTAGCTACTTGAGCTCGCCGGAGTAGATCTTCATCACCGTCGACAGGAACTCCAGCGCGTGGGGCTTCTGGCGCTGGAACGAGTTCCGCCCGATGATGGAGCCGAAGCCGCCGCCGTCGCGGATGGCCCGGTACTCGTCGTACAGCGTCTCGTCGTTCTCCTTGGTCGCCCCGCCGGAGAAGATCACGATGCGCT encodes the following:
- a CDS encoding oxygenase MpaB family protein; this encodes TPEESAEAAAAINRIHDRVHGRLPQPAGAFASGSPYSAHDPTLLAWVHATLVDTFLLTYERFVAPLTPAERDRYCREAGGTAPLLGIPPDTLPRSADELTAYMERMLASGEIVVTGAAQALASEVLSPGFPWPARPLLALARLTTVGLLPPPIREAYGFKWSPRKERALCLLSAATRRSLPLLPPLVRHWPPARRAARRERTIHSR
- a CDS encoding cyclase family protein, coding for MATAPPVAITPTEAQVREYMRTLSNWGRWGKDDELGTINLITPQKRIAAGKLVRDGVSVTCARPWSTEITAETTIQPMRFMVDSGEGRDHDSNERILQRRGAAEFIGMVFHGYAITHVDAPPHYFWQGQFYNGRSSNLVTSREGATVNSVEVLRDGVVSRGVLLDVARAKSVRWMGPGEGVMPEDLEAAEKAQGLRVESGDILLVRTGYYARRLAEGPVNPMEAGTPALHVACCPWLRQRGVAMIGTDTHNDIAPLPYPALGNSFHVISLVAMGLWLIDNMNLEDVARAATERTRWEFLLTVAPLRLKNVTGSPVNPIAVF